The Serpentinimonas maccroryi genome has a segment encoding these proteins:
- a CDS encoding tryptophan--tRNA ligase has translation MQTLRVLTGIKPSGTPHLGNYVGAIRPALRSSALGSVDAFYFLADYHALISTHEPERVQRSTLEIAATWLACGLDPQRVTFYRQSDIPETTELTWLLTCVCGKGLLNRAHAYKAALDKNAASGAEPDEGVSAGLFMYPVLMAADILLFNAHQVPVGRDQVQHIEMARDLASSFNHLYGPHFTLPEAVVEAQVATLPGLDGRKMSKSYDNTIPLFAPPEQLKKLIFGIVTDSLAPGQPKQTEGSALFQIYQAFASADESAALARAYAQGIGWAEAKQLLYERIEAEIAPLRARYLELMARPHEVEALLQAGAAKARRSATPFVQRLRHAVGLRPLVGGAALGSVARAGSGTAAAGDDGAAAALAGGGLAAPAAANAPAAKAALPTFKQYREPDGRFAFKLTDARGQLLLKSLGFATPQEAAQAIARLKAAGYSACPELHPLLQLGAQHADADAGAPQADAALAALRTAG, from the coding sequence ATGCAAACCTTGCGCGTTCTCACCGGCATCAAGCCTTCGGGCACCCCGCACTTGGGCAATTATGTGGGCGCCATCCGGCCGGCGCTGCGCTCGAGCGCGCTGGGCAGCGTCGATGCCTTTTATTTTCTGGCCGACTACCACGCCCTCATCTCCACCCACGAACCCGAGCGCGTGCAGCGCTCGACGCTCGAAATCGCCGCCACCTGGCTGGCCTGCGGCCTCGACCCGCAGCGCGTCACGTTTTACCGCCAGTCCGACATTCCCGAAACCACCGAGCTCACCTGGTTGCTCACCTGCGTCTGCGGCAAAGGGCTGCTCAACCGCGCCCACGCCTACAAGGCGGCGCTGGACAAAAATGCCGCCAGCGGCGCTGAGCCCGACGAGGGCGTGAGCGCCGGCTTGTTCATGTACCCGGTGCTGATGGCCGCCGACATCCTGCTCTTTAACGCGCACCAAGTGCCGGTGGGGCGCGACCAGGTGCAGCACATCGAAATGGCGCGCGACCTCGCTTCCAGCTTCAACCACCTCTACGGCCCGCACTTCACCCTGCCCGAGGCCGTGGTCGAGGCCCAAGTGGCCACCCTGCCCGGGCTCGATGGGCGCAAGATGAGCAAGAGCTACGACAACACCATCCCGCTGTTTGCGCCGCCCGAGCAGCTCAAAAAACTGATCTTCGGCATCGTCACCGACTCGCTGGCGCCGGGCCAGCCCAAGCAGACCGAGGGCTCGGCGCTGTTCCAGATTTACCAGGCCTTTGCCAGCGCCGACGAAAGCGCCGCGCTGGCGCGCGCCTATGCACAGGGCATAGGCTGGGCCGAAGCCAAACAGCTGCTGTACGAGCGCATCGAGGCCGAAATCGCGCCGCTGCGCGCGCGCTACCTCGAGCTCATGGCGCGCCCGCACGAGGTGGAAGCGCTGCTGCAAGCCGGCGCCGCCAAGGCGCGGCGCAGCGCCACGCCCTTTGTCCAGCGCCTGCGCCATGCGGTGGGGTTGCGGCCGCTGGTGGGGGGTGCTGCGTTGGGCTCGGTTGCCAGAGCCGGGTCGGGTACTGCCGCGGCGGGGGATGATGGTGCGGCGGCAGCCTTGGCTGGTGGCGGCCTAGCGGCCCCCGCAGCAGCCAACGCCCCTGCCGCCAAAGCCGCCCTGCCCACCTTCAAGCAGTACCGCGAACCCGACGGCCGCTTTGCCTTCAAGCTCACCGATGCACGCGGCCAGCTGCTGCTGAAAAGCCTGGGCTTTGCCACCCCGCAAGAAGCGGCGCAAGCCATCGCCCGCCTCAAAGCCGCCGGCTACAGCGCCTGCCCCGAACTGCACCCGCTGTTGCAACTGGGTGCGCAGCATGCCGATGCGGATGCGGGTGCGCCCCAAGCCGACGCCGCCTTGGCAGCGCTGCGGACAGCCGGTTAG
- a CDS encoding DNA methyltransferase yields the protein MTEIFNEKTIGSIECLGKKFPSEEARRDFYLEILAERLKDPTFRGIEGFPVGSDEAILALSDPPYYTACPNPFIKDFIEFYGKPIIEASKYDVTPFSLDVVEGKNDPLYAVPSYHTKVPPKAIQNYLLHYTKPGDLVLDAFCGTGMTGVAAANCANPGRDLTDRFSVYEKGARRAILVDLSPAAAFIASIMNSPLDEHLSSGVSGVLGEFIKKEILPLYTFKSGNAVDHFDYAVFSDWGECANCGGSFLLYDVIIDTKKPCILSEYPCPHCGAIIKSESAKKSFEAVFDPWINDTTRLAKTSMVLISKKVGNRAIRTKPTELDVRHYEEVGSRVVSLVPAKLEYTHMTHERNNLPEYWGITHIHHFYTRRNYYSLARIAGIKDAQLRRAALFCALTIMENNATRRNRFYIDKRRPNGSPIGPLSNTLYVPTLQTETNIGRKMLQVLESLQKVHSSWPKTRSIVSNQSATNLAQIPDASIDFIFTDPPFGGNINYSEQNILYEWWLGIKTNNQAEAITNSVQKKRIQEYTHLLTLVFSEYARVLKPGRYIVVEFHNSSNTVWHAIQHALEKSGLIVANVALLDKIQTTLHQDHKAAAVNKDLAITAYKPIESLIRSCVLNSQISQSVWDFVKEHLKHIPIIKERDGLINYISERDPRVLFDRMVGWFIRQNVYVPLSHQEFRAGLVEKFLERDGMIFLPDQAKEYDKRRASVSTAPQMELFVSDERSAIEWLTNFLKSNPSTYQEIYPEFTAQLGAGWKKHESKPELQRLLEDNFIEFDGFGECPSPIHIYLSSIFKDMRGLDKSNPSLLHKAKNRWYVPDFNKAQDLEKKREKSLLKEFETYKTFTGRKIKESRLEVLRAGFRAAWAAKDYKTIIGIANKLPEDTLQEDEKLLTLYDLALTRAADGI from the coding sequence GTGACTGAAATTTTTAATGAAAAAACCATTGGATCGATTGAATGCCTAGGAAAAAAATTCCCCAGCGAAGAAGCAAGAAGGGACTTTTATCTCGAGATTCTGGCTGAGAGACTAAAAGACCCGACATTTAGGGGAATAGAAGGATTCCCAGTAGGATCAGATGAGGCCATACTGGCTCTATCAGACCCCCCGTATTACACCGCCTGCCCGAACCCATTCATAAAAGATTTTATTGAGTTTTATGGCAAGCCAATAATTGAAGCATCGAAATACGATGTCACGCCATTCTCTTTGGATGTCGTTGAGGGCAAGAATGATCCGCTGTATGCAGTTCCGTCTTACCATACCAAAGTCCCGCCAAAGGCCATTCAGAACTACTTGCTCCATTACACAAAACCCGGCGATCTGGTTCTGGATGCATTCTGCGGCACAGGCATGACAGGTGTGGCAGCGGCAAACTGCGCAAACCCTGGCAGAGACTTAACTGACAGATTTTCTGTTTACGAAAAAGGCGCGCGCCGAGCGATTCTGGTGGATCTGTCGCCAGCGGCAGCATTCATAGCATCAATAATGAACTCCCCCCTTGATGAGCATTTGTCTAGTGGGGTCAGCGGTGTTCTAGGCGAATTCATCAAAAAAGAGATTCTTCCGCTATATACATTCAAGAGCGGAAATGCGGTAGATCACTTTGATTACGCAGTATTTTCGGACTGGGGCGAATGCGCAAACTGCGGTGGCAGTTTTTTGTTGTATGACGTCATTATTGATACCAAAAAACCGTGCATTTTAAGTGAGTATCCTTGTCCTCATTGCGGCGCAATCATCAAATCGGAGTCGGCCAAAAAGAGCTTTGAGGCCGTATTTGATCCATGGATCAACGACACAACCCGTCTTGCCAAGACATCCATGGTGTTGATTTCAAAAAAGGTAGGAAATCGTGCAATCCGCACAAAACCTACTGAGCTAGACGTCAGGCACTATGAGGAAGTTGGCAGCCGGGTGGTTTCTCTGGTTCCGGCCAAACTAGAATATACGCACATGACCCATGAAAGGAACAACTTACCCGAATACTGGGGGATCACCCACATTCATCACTTCTATACAAGGCGAAACTATTATTCCTTGGCCAGAATAGCAGGCATCAAGGATGCGCAGTTAAGGCGGGCTGCTTTATTTTGCGCGTTGACGATTATGGAAAATAATGCCACTCGCCGCAATCGGTTCTATATTGACAAGCGGCGCCCTAATGGCTCCCCTATTGGTCCGTTGTCCAACACGTTATACGTTCCAACATTGCAAACCGAAACAAACATTGGGAGAAAAATGCTTCAGGTGCTTGAGAGTTTGCAAAAAGTGCACTCATCATGGCCAAAGACCAGGTCGATCGTATCAAACCAAAGCGCAACAAACCTTGCGCAAATACCAGATGCAAGTATAGATTTTATCTTTACAGACCCCCCATTCGGGGGGAATATTAACTATTCTGAGCAGAACATTCTCTACGAATGGTGGCTTGGAATTAAAACCAACAACCAGGCTGAGGCCATAACCAACTCGGTGCAAAAAAAGAGAATTCAAGAATACACTCATTTATTGACTCTTGTCTTTTCTGAATATGCACGTGTTTTGAAGCCGGGTCGTTATATCGTCGTCGAGTTCCATAATTCATCCAACACCGTTTGGCATGCCATACAGCACGCCCTTGAAAAGTCTGGCCTAATTGTGGCCAATGTTGCATTGCTTGACAAGATACAGACAACACTCCATCAGGATCATAAGGCTGCAGCTGTGAACAAAGACTTGGCCATTACTGCATATAAGCCAATAGAGTCGCTGATCAGAAGCTGTGTCCTCAATTCACAAATCAGCCAGTCTGTTTGGGATTTTGTAAAAGAGCACCTCAAGCATATACCGATAATTAAGGAGCGCGACGGCCTTATTAATTACATCTCAGAAAGAGATCCACGGGTTTTATTTGATCGGATGGTCGGGTGGTTTATTAGGCAAAACGTATATGTTCCTTTGTCACATCAGGAGTTCCGTGCGGGACTTGTTGAGAAATTTCTAGAGAGAGATGGCATGATTTTTTTGCCAGATCAAGCAAAGGAGTATGACAAGAGGCGTGCGTCTGTTTCTACGGCTCCACAAATGGAGCTTTTTGTCTCTGATGAAAGAAGCGCGATTGAATGGCTGACTAACTTCCTTAAATCAAACCCTTCAACCTATCAAGAGATATATCCAGAATTTACGGCGCAACTCGGTGCAGGCTGGAAAAAGCACGAATCAAAACCAGAGCTTCAGCGTCTTCTTGAGGATAACTTTATTGAGTTTGATGGCTTCGGCGAATGTCCATCGCCAATCCATATCTATCTTTCAAGTATTTTCAAAGATATGCGCGGGCTTGATAAGTCAAATCCATCGTTGCTGCATAAGGCGAAGAACCGTTGGTATGTACCAGACTTCAACAAGGCGCAGGATCTTGAAAAAAAGCGGGAAAAATCGCTACTTAAAGAATTTGAAACATACAAGACCTTCACAGGTCGCAAGATTAAGGAGTCGCGTTTGGAGGTCCTGCGTGCTGGTTTCCGCGCTGCCTGGGCCGCCAAGGACTACAAGACCATCATCGGCATCGCCAACAAGCTGCCTGAGGATACGCTACAAGAGGACGAGAAGCTGCTCACTCTCTATGACCTCGCGCTGACCCGTGCCGCGGATGGGATCTGA
- a CDS encoding site-2 protease family protein: MDIAALLQTIAVFALPVLFAITIHEAAHGYAARYFGDPTAWMLGRITLNPAKHIDPLGTIALPLLLLFATSGAFLFGYAKPVPVNAARLRRPKTDMVWVALAGPASNVVQALLWVIFGYLLLALGIHEPFLLEMSQAGLLVNLVLFVLNMLPLPPLDGGRILVGLLPAQPAQAVARIEPFGFIIVLVLLFTGLLGTYWLRPLMALSADLIQTVLTPLRWLLL; encoded by the coding sequence ATGGACATCGCCGCCCTGCTGCAAACCATCGCCGTCTTTGCGCTGCCGGTGTTGTTTGCCATCACCATCCACGAGGCCGCGCACGGCTACGCGGCGCGCTACTTTGGCGACCCCACGGCCTGGATGCTGGGGCGCATCACGCTCAACCCGGCCAAGCACATCGACCCGCTGGGCACCATCGCGCTGCCGCTGCTGCTGCTGTTTGCCACCAGCGGCGCTTTTTTGTTTGGCTACGCCAAGCCGGTGCCGGTGAATGCCGCGCGCCTGCGCCGCCCCAAAACCGATATGGTCTGGGTGGCGCTGGCCGGCCCGGCCTCCAACGTGGTGCAGGCGCTGCTGTGGGTGATCTTTGGCTACCTGCTGCTGGCGCTGGGCATCCACGAGCCGTTTTTGCTCGAAATGTCGCAAGCCGGGCTGCTGGTCAATCTGGTGCTGTTTGTGCTCAACATGCTGCCGCTGCCGCCGCTGGATGGCGGGCGCATCTTGGTCGGGCTGCTGCCCGCGCAACCGGCGCAAGCCGTCGCGCGCATCGAACCCTTTGGCTTCATCATCGTGCTGGTGCTGCTGTTCACCGGTTTGCTGGGCACCTACTGGCTGCGCCCGCTGATGGCGCTTTCGGCCGACCTGATCCAAACCGTGCTCACGCCGCTGCGCTGGCTGCTGCTGTAG